The genomic region agaaaacagaaaaaacaattgtgtgcaaaggtggccttattgcttagagcaacctaccaggcaacctttgctgaaaggagaagatAATgctggatagtaccaagtcgcaaagaattatttcaaattacttatatattatacaaatattaattattatattaataaacataataaatatacatacatatataactATTCTAAGGAataatatatatactatatatagaaacatagttacttgcatataatATGTTGGTGAGCTAAGATATTTAAAGCaataaatatgttaattaatttagttgTACCTTCCTCCATTACATCAATATCAGTCCAACCCAATTTATCCTCTTCATTGGCATCCCTGACACAACGAATGACATCATGAAAATCAGGAAACGGCAAAGGGGTTCCTATAGGAACCTTCCTATTAATCCATTTTTCTAGCTTTTTCGCGGGACCCGTCGGCCGTCCTGGTCTAGCTTCTATATGTATACGCGGCTCTGATGGCATTTTCGTATTGGTAAGTTGGCAGAATTTCGCATGGACGCGTACCATTCGCTCTTtatatctaaaatattttaattatatgttTCAAAAACTTTTTCTAGTCTAGGACAAGCTAATAAGCTAATAGTAATATTTTGATACCCTGGTGTGAGggcttgaaaaaaaaattttttcagcCCGCACATTAAAGCATTTAAAGCACATAAAATCTGccattttttaagaattttaacaATCCAGACGAACCTAATGACGGACGTATCatctatcaaaattggttgagccgttaagtatcagcaaataaataaaatgactgattgattgattgattgagtagTTACAAGCGGACATAggaacagacatacatacatacatacaggtcaaacacataacacTCTTTTGGGCTTCCCCACAGCCggctaaaaataatttatgcaGTATGAGTTACCTCTCAGTAAGCAAGTAAACTGAATCCTCATCGTCATCAAAATCTACTTCTTGTTCCTCAAGCTTTTGTATTGCCCTGTGGAGTTTCTTTATTGTTTTCTCCAATTTCCGAATCTGTCTTTGTTTTTTAGTGTCATATCGAGATTCTTCATATTTGACATCGTATGAATCTAgaaaataatgttataatattataagcattTGCAATCTACTTAACATGTTATGTAAGTAGAGGAAAGTCATAATATACATAGGGgattcatataatatgtatagaaaTAGGAATGCACAAACTtcatagcaaaaaaaaactgattttcttttgattttgagaaattccaacagAATCTTTACAAACCCTTATTCCACATGAATGAAATCCCATGAATCAAGAGAATAGGTAtttataaagaataaagaatattacAGTTCTCGAGACACAGCCCGCTGAAAGACAGGTgtacagatggacagacagacagactagacttagacaaacggacagatagacagacagacagacgtacagcggaggctcagtaatagggtcctgttggtgCTAACCctttgggtacagaaccctaatagtACTGTAGGGTACTGATATAGTAAAACATGTTTAAGACTAACCTTTTTTTATATCCACCTCTCTTGTTGCAACTGACTTTGTCATCTTCCTTTGTAAATTTAGTTCATCAACAATATCCTTTATGTATAAATACATTTTGTCAGGTGATGCCTTCATTGAAACTATTTTACTAGAAACCATATCTATGAACTCTTCCGATTCCACATAGTCTTTGGGACATTGTCGGTAATAAGCTTTGatctttttttctacaatttttttcatatcttCTGTATTTTCAAGTTGAAAACACATCTGTATAAACTTCTGGTAAGTGGGATGGAATTCATCATcttcaataataatttctttaGCTTGTTCAATGACACTTGTTGTTGGTGTTGTTGTTGTTGGTGAATGTTGTGCACTTTTgacaactttttttttggaatGATTAACCTTTTCAGTGCCAGTAAATTGCTTTGGTGATTTTTCAGTTTCTTCTTGTATGTGTTTAGGTGATGCAGGTTTACTCTTGTTTTCACTTTCAATAACAGAGCTAGGCTCGCTGAGATCTATTTCTATTTCCACAACATGGTTTTCTTTACTGCTTTTATATGTTTTTGGatattttagtttctttttgctTTGCTTATCTTCATTTACttcattaatttcactatcactTTCAACATCCTTGATAGCTTTTGCACTAGGTTTGACAGGACTATCCTCAATAGTGATAGTGAGTTCTTTACCTATGTCTGGGTGCTTAGAAAGTACAGGAGGCTTCAAAGGACTATCTTCTATTGTAATTTCTACATACTTTGTTGTGTCTGGCTCTTTATTATTCTTTTCTTCCATAGATGGTTCCTTACTTGACTTATTTACTTTCATACTTGAATCATAATTATCTTCTTTTacagctttttctttttgatcCTCAGGTCTTAAGTACCACTGAGGACTAGCTTTAGCAGATTCCAATGTATCTTCATCATCTATTTCAACAGTCGTCATTTCTCTTGGCGGTTTCAATTTTGGACCAACTATCCTCCTTTTATGGATACCAGATGCACCAGCTTTCTGAATAGGATTTATTGTTACATTTGCACTATGTACAGGCTTAATAGTAATGCTTGGGGGCAATTTAGTTAACATTTTTTGCCCTTGTatttctttagttttttttactgtTACTATTGAAGGTAATTTCTTCACAGCTACTTGTGTTTTGCTTAAATTTTGAACAATACTTAAGGGATTGATTGCAGTCTTATTTTTAACACTTGGGACACTTTTTAAATCATTTCTCACAATCTTATTCTGAATAGGCACCATAATTACTTGGGAAGTTGCTTTTGGTTTTACTCTGTTTATAGGAGTAACTTTTAATTTAGATGTATTTATAACGATTGGCTTCGCAAGTAATCCTTTATTGATGGAAGATGGGGCAGATTTAGTAGGTTTTATAGTAACGCCAGGTAGTTTGGTTGGTATATGCACCATTGCATTTGGCGTTGTTTTTTTCTGGAATATAAACgattaatatcataaatttaACATAATACATCTAGCAAATAATTCATTTAACAGTAAATTCGTACACAAGTGGAACTATCGGGTTAATACCTTCTTCGGTGCAGGCTCGGCTTCATCGTCGGAGGACCCCAATTCAATCACATCCTCGCTTGCCATTTTACACTATATCGTGAacgtattttttaaaacctacataTACGTAGAATCCTATTTTGGGTCCCTACCTGATTGCTTTCTATTTCATACAAAAGatttaaacaaaacatttaaaatatatactcaATTATTTGACAAACTCTGCTGTCTTGAGTCTTCTatgcacagaccacgaatctgCTTCTATGAACGCAAGCCACCCAGGGTGACcagatttaaattaataatccTGCTAGCTGTTggactaaaaattaaaattaaaatagtctAAGATCTATTATTAACTGTTTTGAACTATTGCCAGgcaacaattaatttatttctttaaattattatagaaattattaaaaaaaattacattccatggtaaaaaattaaaataactaattttTTCACTTAGCTATGACCAtagattattatctactagctatTAGACTATAgctatctattattatttagagtTGAGCAGTATCTActtctttaaagaaaaattataaattgaaaatattcaaagttaggtacatattttacgTTTCTTGTTTGGTTAATCAAGTGAAACTCAGTAAACAAATAATGTGAATTTATTAGATACTGCTAAAAACTGCCAGTTTTTTCCAACTTGAGCCAAGTACGACAATATATTATGCTGTATAGGTACGCTACAAGGGGTCATATCCTACTAAAATAGCAGGATCTTGCTAAGTCTGGTCACACAGATCAAAGACTTAGTCACAGACATTGGTCACAGACCACCGACCAGAAAATAAGCTGCCGTTTAGAGTGCAGAAGAACGGGTAACATTAATAATGTTTAACAGTGGGAGATTTTTAGGAAATAAGTATCTAGTTATTTCAGCCAAGCCAATGAAATATATCGAAGTAGTTTTCAACATAGGTATTATTAGATGAATATTTACCTAGTTTAAAGAAAGGTAAAACACCATCCAGAATCTAAATGTTAAAATAAgtgttgaaataataatttaattgctaTAGTgcttttttccatttttttcaTGATTTAAAATTATCAATGACAGAAgtgtttctaaagttacccgtgaTCTCCATTCTGCACGtattttttatccgactgcggcacgtttttttttctctctctcgtctggctttacaaagattagccaatgtcaagtttgtagttatttgtaacaagttagttaaactatacaagtatggactccgtctgtgccggtactcgccgacatacgcaggCACCCCTATAgaacgctttccagtcagtttaaacaaaaaaaaaacactccaaaaaggcagagcacgcccgccagctaacaccaacacagacgaagtccctgcGGCACGTATTATTCTCTTTGAGTTTGTCGACTTTGTCGACTATATTCTGTGGTCAAAATAAATCCTGTACAAAATTACTCATACAAATCAATTTCTAATTTCTTTGGATAGAATTAGGACGATGATTaaacttttttcattaaaacaacaaaaaaaagatGAAGAAGGCTCGGCTCGGGCAGGGGGTTCACAAAAAAAAGCATCAGCAGCGCAATTGCGGATCACAAAAGgtaatggaaaataataaaaactaccgATTGTATCGagtttgttttaataaatattgGACTCATTTAAACCCAccgttattttgatattaactATTCTTAATTAATACAATACACAAACACTTGCTTCAGGAATTGCCCATATATCTTGCTTTACTTATTGTAGGTACTCAATATGTTCACTGTGGCAAAAtaatcttaatttttataatgtaacccCTCGTTTCCAGATTTAAATGAGTTGAATCTTCCTAAAACATGTAGCACAGAGTTCCCAGATCCAGATGATTTActtaatttcaaattaatcaTATGCCCAGATGAAGGCTTTTATAAAGGAGGAAGATTTGTATTTAGTTTTaaggtaaatattatatgtTAATTTACATATACAAGGCTATATCTTGAGACAAATAAATGTAATCTTACCATTTACCAAATGTTCTATGTGAGCTCAGTAGCATCAGCTCCCATCTGTTATTTAGAAAAGCATCTGAAAAATGGGCCTACTTGGGTTATAGTTGTTTTATAGTAGTACAGTAAGAGCTACTGAAGTATTAagactaatattcttttgtaCGAAACTGAATGCACATATTGCATCTCTCCTTTCATAGTAACAAACTTATGGAACCTATGAAACTTATCCTTTAAGGAGATGAAACTGTTGTAGGACAAAATGTTGCTGTTTGCTCTCTCTACCTTATTATATAAGAGAgatgaaaaaatcaatataataAGTACTGATAGTAATACAAAAGATCTCATAGACCCTAGCTATGTATATAGATAGcagttatttttgtaaacttaGATTAAATGATGCCAATGACTTCTTCAGTGCAGATTATAAACATCATGTgtgatctctttgattttctgggataaaaagtaggttacACTTATATCCATATCAAGAATGCAAGGTATCCCTGCACCAAACTATGTTAAAATCAGTTTAACGGATGGAGTGTGAAACCTGGTAGACAGATATgtagatacacttttgcattcataatattagtttggattgtTTTACCCATGAGAGACTTGGATTTTTGAACTTTGTCAATTGTCTTGTGTGAATGTTGCTAAGCGGACATAAGAGACTGATATTAGTGCTAAATCAATTGTACACaacttttagattttattcttttcttttattatcttagtaattaatttattggaAATTGTGTATGTTTTTACAATAAGCTCCCAGAATACATTgatgtctctcaacaagttcaaagttatcattaacattgaaatattctactacaatgtaaaggattatttaaatgataagaaagctttgGAATGAGTTGCTCAACAGCTTTGATACTTCTAATAAGTGATTTtttgaagtggtgataatacaTAAAGAGTTTGTTATGGGCTCTCCTCAGACCTGAGACCTGGGCACTTTTgaaaccctcatagctttagttttaaggaGGTCAAAAGGAGTTCAGTAGtgtctactttgaataattgatttgagtttgagtttataGTTCTAAAAATGGTtctaatcattttatttatttatatttatccaCAGGAAATATTGTGAATAGGGGTGCTTAGCATTTCTTTTAGATCTATCAATTTGTTTAGAAATGTATGTAATCcagatattatgtataactagTTAAGCACTGTTATATTTTCAAACAGGTACACCACCCTTTGAGCAAAACTCTCTGTAATTTTTAGGTAGGACCAAACTATCCACATGAACCGCCCAAAGTGAAATGTGAAACAGCTGTGTACCACCCTAATATAGACTTGGAAGGCAATGTGTGCCTAAATATATTACGAGAAGACTGGAAACCAGTGCTCACAGTCAACTCTATAGTTTATGGATTGCAGTATTTATTCTTGGTTAGTATTATgattttaaatagattaataGCTCAAGATACAATGTAAAGAATATgtaatgtagaaaaaataagATTTATACTGTACCTACCCTCCTAATGTAGTTATAACAGTTCAGCTCAAAGTTTAAATTGCGTTTTTTGTTGATACCAAAAACGCTACTGTCACATGTAATTGAATTTTGCAAAAAAcgttttgtaaaatataaaaaaagatcAATATTCAAGGTCATTTTTGTGGGTGTgttactaggtgatgcccgcgacttcgcccacgtgggAATACTTTTTGAACCCtctgggaactcttggattttccgggacaaaaagtattatgtccttccccaggatgcaagttatctctgtaccaaatttcgtcaaaatcggttaaactgatggaccgtgaaaagctattaAACAGAAAGATAGACACATTTTCAAATAGGCCTAATTATTTACCGCACTAAAATGGGTAacagaaaaccggccaagtgtgagtccgactcgcactcaggtattttttcctacCTTTTGcatgattaatcaaaaactgttatgcataaaataaatagaaatctgttttagaatgtacaggtaaagtcctttcatatgatatccccacttggtatagttattttactttgataattgaaaatactaattatttgtttatgaacacattttaattattttattgtgatgtaaccacaaactcaagttattcggattttttcctatttgtgctataaaacctgcctacctgcctttcatgattctaggtcaactggaagtatcctataggttttttcacagacagacaaacagcaaagtgatcctataagggttccatttttcctttagAACAGATCCCTAAAAAcatgtatgtatttaaattacaGGAACCAAACCCTGAAGACCCACTAAACAAAGAAGCTGCCGACGAACTCCAAAGCAACCGACGACTGTTCGAACAGCACGTACAAAGGGCGATGCGAGGCGGCTACGTCGGCTCCTCCTACTTCGAACGCTGCCTCAAATGATCACACGCTATTGTAAATTAATTCTCCCAattctatataaataaattaataaatctcAATTCATTTTATATACTACATGGGAGTCTGATTGATTGACAAGTTTGCTTATTGTTGCTAATTTGGTTGAACAAGTcattgtagggttccgtacccgaagggtgccaacgggacccttcACTAAGACTCcaatgtccgtccgtccgtcagtctgtcagcgagctgtatctcgtgaactgtaataggtagagagttgaaattttcacagatcgTGTAATTCTATTGCCactaaacaacaaatactaaagattttaaaaataactactgaaaataaaaaaaataaaaaagtgttatttcttgtatgatggcacggaacccttcgtgtgcgactgCGACTTGCATTTGACCGATATTTttgttattcagatacaagctagctcttgactgcaacctcacctagtggtaagtgatgatgcagtcttaggtGGAAGCTGGCTAACCTGAAAGGTGTGTGGAAGTTTATATCAAACCCATACAAAGGTGTCTAACGCTAAATGGCTTGGCGGTAaagctttgctggtagggtggtaattagccacggccgaagtctcccattagactagaccagagaaaatttagaaattataaaattctaaatatccgttgccgggaatcgaacccgggacagCGTTCACTACTGCATCAGGGAGGTAGTCTAAAAACAGTGCTATGTTGCCGCATTGTGAAAAGGAAGGCAGTATTTTTAGATTTGTTCATTAGTTCTAAATGCTTCATAAATCTTCATCCTTCCAAACGCTCTGCCTAGGACCTAGGTAGTAAAAGTAATGGAAGAATCTAAGGCGAGACAAAAGATCTTTGAAGCTTTTACTTGGAGGTGAAATAACTAGGAGCAATCTAATAGAGCTAAAAACAAGGCCAATGTACTTAGGAGATAATTCTTCTAAACTATTTTTCTAAGACTCAAGGTTTCAAAATGAGAAAACAGCTCAAGAAACTCTAGTAATCAAGGCATTGAAGATAAGGCATCtcctaatattatattggtaACTGCTATAGGGTAGGTATTGTTTTCCTTGGTATTTCATTTATGCAGCCCCTTTGTATTTGGTGATTTTTATTTCATCGATAGCAATAGGTGGCGCTGTGTTGAGCATAATATGGTATAACAGATATTATAACTTCACTTCAAAGTTCAACATTCCATATGGTTCAATACAAAACATAATCGTTTGCTGTATGAAATGAACTTGTCATTATATTGTAATTGATAAACTGGTTGATTAGGCAGCGTCCTATGTCGCCAAACGATAACTGGTGTAATGGTGGTGGGAATAGGGATTGGAGTCGCGGGGCTCGGTGGCTGCTGATGGTATCGGTGTCGGGTGGTGACTAGTGGCGTGAAGTGAGCGGCGAGCGTGAGTCAGTCGGTGAGAGCCAGCGCGCGGCACTCCGCGGTTCGCCAGTTTCGCACTCGCGTCAGTCTAGCCCCGTTCTCCACACGGCTCGCGCACACCGCCACGCTCGCACAGATTTCCCCGCGAGTAAAATCGTTCAAGGCAGCGCTGTTTCGACACGCCACTCGGTTGCGAAAGTCTCGCGATGATATACAAGTGAGAGCTCACATCGGACGCTAGGGTAACGCTCATCGCGGTGAGCCAGTTTAGTGGAGCGAAGACATTCAGTCGGCCAGGGACGGGGGGCGCGCGACGCCGACGGTCGCACACGCGGGAGCAACGATTCCTACGCATACTTATCGTGTGAGGGCCACGGAAACCAATTTTTAATGTGTCAAGTCAGTATAGCTTACTGCTGCTACGTCAGATCGCAGAGCGCTTCGAGCAGGAACTACAAGGTTATGCAGATGAGTTCTGAACGCTTCTACACCAGGGGTAATCAAAGGACCATTCATAACTTCAATAAACTTTAACGTTCGGTTGACTGTGTACTGAGTGCTTATCCGTATCGTATTCGTATCCTTCATTATCGTTCGGTGTCACGATCGCTAATTGCTAATTACCTACCCGGAGTCGAGTGATAAGGCGCCAGATTGGTGGACGAGTGTGACGATCGCAGATTGGCGCCAGCTGGCTTGCACGATGGCGACCGCGCTCGACGAGACGTTGCTGTCGCGCTGCGAGATCCCCATCATCGACCTGGCTCACATAGGTAAGAAGCGAAAGCAGCCCTTGTATACCTACCATAGCAATGCCTCCATACTGCAAGGCAATAAAAACTCCACAGCCAAAATTTCAGGTAGCATCAGAAACTATCCTGTTTCAAATGCTTACAATACCAACGGTCGATATACGCTTAAGTATTTAAGATTTCTTTGATATTCACAAAGGACCGGAAAGTTTACCTGCGTGCATCTCAGATTATAGGTAGTCGACTGAGTCGACAGCTGTACGAATTTTGGAAGGCCATTGTTACCCGAAAAATAACTCGAGATCGTTCATCGACAAGTTCAAAGACCCAACTCAGGAACATCGTTCAACTCGGTTCATCCACCTGATATTGCTAATCGAACATTTTgccaataagtaggtacacaggTTCAGTATTATGATAAGTACAATTATGATGGTGTGTAGccatcttaaaataaatatatgatcAAATCGTGTGTAGTCcccattatttatttacacatagGACGCTAGTGAGTGTCGTGAGTCAATCAACGAATCTTATCGTCAATAGGTTCAGGGAAGTAGAACAAAGCTTAAGTTTATGATAgccaatataaaaataaaccacCGGCGACTGTGTCAAAGGAAACAAGCACTTGAAATTATACTACCTATATCCTTCAAAGATATCAAAGAAACGAAAACAAAGGTTGTTCTTTACCCAAAGTGCCCGAATGCAATACttgcaggtacctacctaccattgtattttttaatctgccaacattttttttaaacaataatacctattatgatGACAGAGCTTACGTATAGTGAAACGTTATAAAAATGTAGACGATACATTCTTCGTGCAAGAATTCCTAATTGTATCGCCTATGTATTTGCTTACACTTTAGTTACGAGCGCCTTGTTATGTACAAACCTAAAtagacggttttttttttaattatcacgTTTTGCCGTTTAATAGAAAGAGAAACTTACCTAGAACAATAAAATACGAAAACGCCTACTGGGCATACTCGTAGTAGATTGAACAATCTGTTCCTTCGTTAATACTTTCAGATTTAATTCCAATGTAATAATCCGATAACATAAACGATATAAACAAATCCAAACTTGGCAGCGAGATTTTTTCAacgcaaataataattataatgaaattgATAAGTGTgtatttcaaaatgtttttcaagaatttgttccAACACACGGTAATGTAAACGAATACAGGATAGAGGCCATATTATAAGGCCATTATACCTGAGGAAACGAAGACAATTCAAACGCAGTAGACAGAAAAAAAGAAGTTAGGTAAGCACAGGGCAACGGCCGGGCGGGCTTTTGTAGCCCCCGGTTCTTGCACGCAATACATTAAATCGCCATCTGCCAGCGGATTCCCTGTTCCTGTTACCAACCTCATTATGTTCTGTTCTGAATGACAATATAAACGGCCCTTTCGGGTAAAGGAACATTTCGATGTtaccttttaacagggctctctccgtcactcgtttcatacaatcgtagttccattttcatttgaatattaagcaaccaaagtccatgaaattttgcagacatattctaccagccaagtgcaagtcgggcttcgtcctattagggttccatacattattatgatttggtcacagcttacaaattACTTTATGAATTCAGTTGGTCGAcccgtgacacgcggacagactgACACAGCAGAGTGATATTGAGAGGGGTCCCTTTGAATACGGAACCCCTAAAAATACATCAGCTCCTCTAACAGGTTCCCGCCTTCAAACTTCAAATTAAGTTCAACAGCCTATTCATTTCACGAAGACAAGAAACTTTCTAATTTGGTAAAAACGTAATGCTTTATATGCGTTTAATATTTGCGATGAAGCACTTGATAATCTATTTCTCACTAAACGACGTCATTCGTATCTATAGTTTATTTAATTGCTACacaaaaataacattaataaCGAAGGCtgttcttataatatttttcatgaaATGACGTAACTAGTGCTGagttagtttagtttatttaattGCTATACAAAATTAATGAAGACTGTTGCTTAcgtcaacttaaaactagaatgaaataggtacttagtctaGCCtgctttttttatttcataaacctgtattcattattatcattagttTATAACGACCGTTTCTCAATAAGACGATATAAAAAACAGTagtttgataggtaggtacctactaggtaaaaAGTAGGATGTTTTAATGAAACAATGCTCAAAGTTCAGCGTGCAGTTTTACGAAAATAACTTGCCTATAGCAACCCCTGGTGCCTATTGGTACCATACTTGTTTATTTGAAACTGCATATTTGGTAAACTATGTATAACTTTCAATCTGTGATAGCCTATAGGTTAGGACGTGCGCCtcttaatcggaggtcgggggttcgatcccagacacgcacctctaccttttcggagttatgtgcctgcatgcctgagagttctacataatgttctcaatggtatgtgaagtctgtacttggccagtgtggtagacccttctcaatctgagaggagactccgtgctctgtagtgagccggcgatgggttgatcatgatgaataacTTTCAATACTATCTGCGAGACGAGAAGATGACTACTTGGAAAGGAACATAAGGAAAGGTAGCGCCTACGGGGCTTCACCTTACACGCATCATAACCTTTAACATAAATCGTCACGTTAGCCTTTTCCCCAACCGTCGAAGgtcacttaatttgaaattgatAAGTTCAGTACAGACTACAGAGGCAGTCAAACTCGTATTGCAAAACCGCGCTATCCATCGAAGGCGCTATCgataaataatccatactaatattataaatgcgaaagtgtgtctgtctgtctgccacctttcc from Maniola jurtina chromosome 4, ilManJurt1.1, whole genome shotgun sequence harbors:
- the LOC123864967 gene encoding NEDD8-conjugating enzyme Ubc12 is translated as MIKLFSLKQQKKDEEGSARAGGSQKKASAAQLRITKDLNELNLPKTCSTEFPDPDDLLNFKLIICPDEGFYKGGRFVFSFKVGPNYPHEPPKVKCETAVYHPNIDLEGNVCLNILREDWKPVLTVNSIVYGLQYLFLEPNPEDPLNKEAADELQSNRRLFEQHVQRAMRGGYVGSSYFERCLK
- the LOC123864922 gene encoding daxx-like protein isoform X1, coding for MASEDVIELGSSDDEAEPAPKKKKTTPNAMVHIPTKLPGVTIKPTKSAPSSINKGLLAKPIVINTSKLKVTPINRVKPKATSQVIMVPIQNKIVRNDLKSVPSVKNKTAINPLSIVQNLSKTQVAVKKLPSIVTVKKTKEIQGQKMLTKLPPSITIKPVHSANVTINPIQKAGASGIHKRRIVGPKLKPPREMTTVEIDDEDTLESAKASPQWYLRPEDQKEKAVKEDNYDSSMKVNKSSKEPSMEEKNNKEPDTTKYVEITIEDSPLKPPVLSKHPDIGKELTITIEDSPVKPSAKAIKDVESDSEINEVNEDKQSKKKLKYPKTYKSSKENHVVEIEIDLSEPSSVIESENKSKPASPKHIQEETEKSPKQFTGTEKVNHSKKKVVKSAQHSPTTTTPTTSVIEQAKEIIIEDDEFHPTYQKFIQMCFQLENTEDMKKIVEKKIKAYYRQCPKDYVESEEFIDMVSSKIVSMKASPDKMYLYIKDIVDELNLQRKMTKSVATREVDIKKDSYDVKYEESRYDTKKQRQIRKLEKTIKKLHRAIQKLEEQEVDFDDDEDSVYLLTERYKERMVRVHAKFCQLTNTKMPSEPRIHIEARPGRPTGPAKKLEKWINRKVPIGTPLPFPDFHDVIRCVRDANEEDKLGWTDIDVMEEARDLFTRCGKKLQRRRQENEWRIAASRISAELDPAENSLDLKKKLDENKTVAAKRETELLNKYVDRQNLLKLEAVEIGDKEAEESPVESEEEEDVVENDNSMGDKQKRKQRLKRLLHEKSKKVESKENVVSKDSDEKENNNEIKERESKDIEQENVNKETIENKRNIDENIVEMVIESMPNETKAIKDKEADSDSVKQNKENENNDSDTYKVESDIDELHLLQKLHSENEANSSTLESSDSDTPIAISDTLESDSEQENGAKTYDVISIENSSYSESEMIIDDSPKDYDTNSLNKQNVEDLVTANFEIEYSSTGIEETNKEKTVNTAAIGQVEENIFLASSDEEIKDKGTDSIEIEKMCINLRDDNISISETTVDGEAFELGNVSNDENSIPENNNALVLVEESPGAEENEETADMTQENIEDDHNSYEKTIKDCSRMAEGNKDDVDSPKDIVDIRSASDVNSVESMDLQTDNENKEDSSDRTERMDITESNCNEKSEVIKDTANSDTQNKVHSLENEFNDQSVTAETSNCDMSMEI
- the LOC123864922 gene encoding daxx-like protein isoform X2 gives rise to the protein MASEDVIELGSSDDEAEPAPKKKKTTPNAMVHIPTKLPGVTIKPTKSAPSSINKGLLAKPIVINTSKLKVTPINRVKPKATSQVIMVPIQNKIVRNDLKSVPSVKNKTAINPLSIVQNLSKTQVAVKKLPSIVTVKKTKEIQGQKMLTKLPPSITIKPVHSANVTINPIQKAGASGIHKRRIVGPKLKPPREMTTVEIDDEDTLESAKASPQWYLRPEDQKEKAVKEDNYDSSMKVNKSSKEPSMEEKNNKEPDTTKYVEITIEDSPLKPPVLSKHPDIGKELTITIEDSPVKPSAKAIKDVESDSEINEVNEDKQSKKKLKYPKTYKSSKENHVVEIEIDLSEPSSVIESENKSKPASPKHIQEETEKSPKQFTGTEKVNHSKKKVVKSAVIEQAKEIIIEDDEFHPTYQKFIQMCFQLENTEDMKKIVEKKIKAYYRQCPKDYVESEEFIDMVSSKIVSMKASPDKMYLYIKDIVDELNLQRKMTKSVATREVDIKKDSYDVKYEESRYDTKKQRQIRKLEKTIKKLHRAIQKLEEQEVDFDDDEDSVYLLTERYKERMVRVHAKFCQLTNTKMPSEPRIHIEARPGRPTGPAKKLEKWINRKVPIGTPLPFPDFHDVIRCVRDANEEDKLGWTDIDVMEEARDLFTRCGKKLQRRRQENEWRIAASRISAELDPAENSLDLKKKLDENKTVAAKRETELLNKYVDRQNLLKLEAVEIGDKEAEESPVESEEEEDVVENDNSMGDKQKRKQRLKRLLHEKSKKVESKENVVSKDSDEKENNNEIKERESKDIEQENVNKETIENKRNIDENIVEMVIESMPNETKAIKDKEADSDSVKQNKENENNDSDTYKVESDIDELHLLQKLHSENEANSSTLESSDSDTPIAISDTLESDSEQENGAKTYDVISIENSSYSESEMIIDDSPKDYDTNSLNKQNVEDLVTANFEIEYSSTGIEETNKEKTVNTAAIGQVEENIFLASSDEEIKDKGTDSIEIEKMCINLRDDNISISETTVDGEAFELGNVSNDENSIPENNNALVLVEESPGAEENEETADMTQENIEDDHNSYEKTIKDCSRMAEGNKDDVDSPKDIVDIRSASDVNSVESMDLQTDNENKEDSSDRTERMDITESNCNEKSEVIKDTANSDTQNKVHSLENEFNDQSVTAETSNCDMSMEI